From Bacteroidales bacterium, a single genomic window includes:
- a CDS encoding family 10 glycosylhydrolase yields the protein MKLQHFLSADKAGIIEALIIIFPQMKKALIIVTALIHVYHGYISAQTESGEEMRAVWIATVKNIDFPSYKFLSPEEQKKEYIEMLDYFSETGINAVMFQVRPAADAFYASEFEPWSEWLTGEQGKAPDPYYDPLEFYIEEAHKRDIEFHAWINPFRAIATIEFADIAEDHITNRKPEWVFTYDIHKYFDPGIPEVREYVTNIIGDIVKRYDIDGIHFDDYFYPYPARNERGRIMKIPDKSSFLKYNPDSLSIADWRRQNMNIFIKGVNERIKAEKPRLRFGVAPSGVWRNKSQDPDGSDTRGLAHYDYLYSDVLKWLQNDWIDYVAPQLYWPVGNKYADYATLVNWWGEHTYGKHLYIGQAVYQAQKDAVSSSWRDPNQLIKQLRINRNNPEVLGSIFYKAKSIMENRLGFCDSLKLNYYTEKVSVPSMPWLQIIDTTLVADITLNDTNVIKSNDFVKPKNFKVTKLGKKIMLSWDKDTTGNVIEYFVYKFRNYDFEDADEEDIFQKTSDNYLIINRKNGLFFKKEYTFVITAVDSSGEESHGTVPVYIKLR from the coding sequence ATGAAATTACAGCATTTCCTGTCTGCCGACAAAGCAGGAATCATTGAAGCATTAATAATAATATTTCCGCAAATGAAAAAAGCATTAATAATTGTAACTGCTCTAATTCATGTTTATCACGGATATATTTCTGCACAAACAGAAAGTGGTGAGGAAATGAGAGCAGTTTGGATTGCTACTGTTAAAAATATTGATTTTCCGAGTTATAAGTTCCTGTCGCCGGAAGAACAAAAAAAAGAGTATATTGAAATGCTGGATTATTTCTCGGAGACAGGGATTAATGCAGTGATGTTTCAAGTGAGACCTGCCGCTGATGCTTTTTACGCTTCGGAATTTGAACCTTGGTCCGAATGGTTGACCGGAGAACAAGGCAAAGCACCTGACCCGTATTACGATCCCCTTGAATTTTATATTGAAGAAGCACATAAACGTGATATTGAATTTCATGCATGGATAAATCCTTTCAGAGCTATAGCAACAATTGAATTTGCAGATATTGCAGAAGATCATATCACAAACAGAAAGCCTGAATGGGTTTTTACTTATGATATTCACAAATATTTTGATCCGGGTATTCCTGAAGTCAGAGAATATGTTACAAATATAATTGGTGATATTGTTAAACGCTATGATATTGACGGTATTCATTTTGATGATTATTTTTATCCGTATCCTGCCAGAAATGAAAGGGGCAGGATAATGAAGATACCTGACAAAAGCAGTTTTTTAAAATATAATCCGGATTCTTTATCAATAGCCGATTGGAGAAGACAAAACATGAATATCTTCATTAAAGGTGTTAATGAAAGAATCAAAGCAGAAAAACCCCGTTTGCGATTCGGAGTTGCTCCTTCAGGTGTTTGGAGAAACAAAAGTCAAGATCCCGACGGCTCGGATACAAGAGGTTTGGCTCATTACGATTATTTGTATTCGGATGTTTTGAAATGGTTGCAAAATGATTGGATTGATTATGTTGCACCTCAATTATATTGGCCCGTAGGTAATAAATATGCAGATTATGCAACGTTGGTTAATTGGTGGGGTGAACATACATACGGTAAACATTTGTATATTGGGCAAGCTGTGTACCAAGCCCAAAAGGATGCTGTGTCTTCATCTTGGAGAGATCCTAATCAGTTGATTAAGCAATTGAGAATTAACAGAAATAATCCGGAAGTTTTGGGAAGCATATTTTATAAGGCAAAATCAATTATGGAAAACCGTTTGGGTTTTTGTGATTCTTTGAAATTGAATTATTACACTGAAAAAGTTTCCGTACCAAGTATGCCATGGCTTCAAATAATTGATACAACCTTGGTGGCAGATATTACACTAAATGATACAAATGTCATCAAATCAAATGATTTTGTTAAGCCGAAAAATTTTAAAGTAACAAAATTAGGGAAAAAGATTATGCTTTCATGGGATAAAGATACAACCGGAAATGTTATTGAATATTTTGTGTATAAATTCAGAAATTATGATTTTGAAGATGCAGATGAGGAAGACATCTTTCAAAAAACATCTGATAATTACTTAATTATTAACAGGAAGAACGGTCTGTTTTTTAAAAAGGAATACACGTTTGTTATTACAGCTGTAGATAGTTCAGGAGAGGAATCTCACGGTACAGTGCCTGTTTATATTAAGTTGAGATAA